One Phaeobacter sp. G2 genomic window carries:
- a CDS encoding type IV secretory system conjugative DNA transfer family protein, with the protein MTKTLPLWAALLFGVICGAVIGTIVAAFYLTLALKTGFGSFDMLALWKASAGTRLAHPDAFKVGFGAVGFGAIGLGALALAWTWKKERDDYGSAHWQTKAELKKNDMLQAPGKGFVCGKLGSPTSKAEFISSTTIPHVMMVAPTRAGKGVGFVIPNLLSFAGSVVVLDVKGENFEKTARVRALNGDEVYRFSPFDWANATHRYNPLARIAKAPSFAQRFTEVSILADLFLDKDNKTLDTFSEAGKSIFVAACLLAIQRGTPNLGEVNKIVAGGEYKNAQYKTYADEAEEDILRELWTNAASASSRLLTSNIQALMTAGLKQWDNPAVRSATEASDFDFSTFRKTPQSLYIAVSEDHIATLAPLLRLMFADLIASIRLNEPGQGEPWPVMMMIDEFQQMGAMPYLERAIHSLASYGGRVAMIAQSLASLDRIYGPEGRESLENGAGLKLYITPRDQRTVKEVSAAVGSTTREAVTRMYGRNKGFLGATSTSARLEERPLLSETEARLMDPDEVIILASPQHPIKASRIKYYDDPFFKAMLARQEGKPFPYPPSVQGVGPWGGDGGDEVGANGPEKTAERAPVRDRSQRRKARAMSVMAMEAGRGQPEPETLEREAAVPKEWEAVLDAREDFIEELLGG; encoded by the coding sequence ATGACCAAGACACTTCCCCTCTGGGCTGCGCTTCTTTTCGGTGTGATCTGCGGCGCCGTCATCGGCACCATCGTCGCCGCCTTCTACCTGACCCTTGCCCTGAAAACCGGGTTCGGCAGTTTCGACATGCTGGCGCTCTGGAAGGCGAGCGCTGGCACCAGGCTGGCGCACCCCGACGCCTTCAAGGTGGGGTTCGGTGCCGTCGGCTTCGGGGCGATCGGTCTCGGCGCCCTGGCGCTGGCCTGGACCTGGAAGAAGGAGCGCGACGACTACGGTTCCGCCCATTGGCAGACCAAGGCGGAGCTGAAGAAGAACGACATGCTTCAGGCACCCGGCAAGGGCTTTGTCTGCGGCAAACTCGGCTCGCCGACCTCCAAGGCCGAGTTCATCTCTTCTACCACCATCCCGCATGTGATGATGGTGGCGCCGACCCGGGCCGGTAAGGGTGTGGGTTTCGTGATCCCAAACCTGCTGAGTTTCGCGGGCTCGGTCGTGGTGCTGGACGTGAAAGGCGAGAACTTCGAGAAGACCGCGCGGGTGCGGGCCCTCAACGGTGACGAGGTCTATCGCTTCAGCCCGTTTGATTGGGCCAATGCCACGCATCGCTACAATCCGCTCGCCAGAATCGCCAAGGCCCCGAGCTTCGCGCAGCGCTTCACCGAGGTCTCGATCCTGGCCGACCTCTTCCTCGACAAGGACAACAAGACGCTCGACACCTTCTCTGAGGCCGGCAAGTCGATCTTTGTCGCGGCCTGCCTTCTGGCGATCCAGCGCGGCACGCCGAACCTTGGCGAGGTGAACAAGATCGTTGCCGGGGGCGAGTACAAGAACGCCCAGTACAAGACCTATGCCGACGAGGCCGAGGAGGACATCCTGCGCGAGCTCTGGACCAACGCCGCTTCAGCCTCATCGCGGCTTCTGACCTCGAACATCCAGGCGCTTATGACCGCCGGTCTCAAGCAGTGGGACAACCCGGCGGTGCGCTCGGCCACCGAGGCGAGCGACTTCGATTTTTCGACCTTTCGGAAGACCCCGCAGTCGCTCTACATCGCGGTCTCTGAGGATCACATCGCGACGCTGGCGCCGCTCCTGCGCTTGATGTTCGCCGATCTCATCGCTTCGATCCGCCTGAACGAGCCCGGCCAGGGCGAGCCTTGGCCCGTCATGATGATGATCGACGAATTCCAGCAGATGGGGGCCATGCCCTATCTCGAACGGGCGATCCATTCGCTGGCGAGCTACGGCGGCCGCGTCGCGATGATTGCGCAGTCGCTGGCCTCGCTTGACCGGATCTACGGGCCCGAAGGCCGCGAGAGCCTCGAGAACGGGGCAGGGCTGAAGCTTTACATCACACCCCGCGACCAGCGGACCGTGAAGGAGGTCTCCGCCGCGGTCGGCAGCACCACCCGCGAGGCGGTCACCCGGATGTATGGCCGCAACAAGGGCTTCCTCGGCGCGACTTCGACCTCGGCTCGGCTGGAAGAGCGGCCGCTGCTATCCGAAACCGAGGCGCGACTGATGGACCCCGACGAGGTCATCATCCTCGCCTCACCCCAGCACCCGATCAAGGCGAGCCGGATCAAATACTACGATGATCCGTTCTTCAAGGCCATGTTGGCCCGCCAGGAGGGCAAGCCGTTTCCGTACCCGCCGAGCGTGCAGGGTGTGGGGCCTTGGGGAGGGGATGGTGGCGACGAGGTTGGCGCTAATGGACCCGAGAAAACAGCCGAACGCGCGCCTGTTCGGGATCGTTCGCAACGCCGCAAAGCACGCGCTATGAGCGTGATGGCGATGGAGGCCGGACGCGGGCAACCAGAGCCGGAGACGCTCGAGCGGGAAGCGGCGGTGCCGAAGGAATGGGAGGCGGTGTTGGATGCGCGGGAGGATTTCATTGAGGAGTTGTTGGGAGGGTGA
- a CDS encoding helix-turn-helix domain-containing protein — protein MNINELAPLVLRRRGNMGVRAAAKEIGISPTTLTRIEKGHVPDVGTLNKLSEWLGEEPSKFTGVGDLQIAFKNRKAVPQATALALAELITQASRQFEQDVEARGH, from the coding sequence ATGAATATCAACGAACTCGCCCCACTAGTCTTAAGGCGACGGGGAAACATGGGGGTTAGGGCTGCCGCGAAGGAGATCGGGATCAGTCCAACGACACTCACGAGGATCGAGAAAGGGCATGTCCCAGACGTGGGCACGCTCAACAAACTCAGCGAATGGTTGGGGGAGGAGCCTTCGAAGTTCACCGGCGTTGGAGACCTTCAAATCGCATTCAAGAACAGGAAAGCCGTCCCGCAAGCAACCGCTCTCGCACTGGCAGAACTCATCACCCAGGCCTCGCGACAATTCGAACAAGACGTCGAGGCTCGAGGACACTAA
- a CDS encoding DUF736 domain-containing protein, translated as MTTNCIKFTSADIETAKGTGSISTLTFDLDITVEPVASANPMAPTHRVLGRSPRGKLVECGGIWKKQNKETGADYYTLTIRDHGFNANLGKAANQDDPSLQAVIPWGPKDAA; from the coding sequence ATGACCACAAACTGCATCAAATTCACCAGCGCCGACATCGAAACCGCCAAGGGCACAGGCTCCATCTCGACCCTGACCTTCGACCTCGACATCACGGTCGAACCCGTCGCGAGCGCGAACCCGATGGCCCCCACGCACCGCGTCCTCGGCCGCTCTCCGCGTGGCAAGCTGGTCGAGTGCGGCGGCATCTGGAAGAAGCAGAACAAGGAGACCGGCGCCGACTACTACACGCTGACCATCCGCGACCACGGCTTCAACGCCAACCTCGGCAAGGCCGCGAACCAGGACGATCCGTCCCTGCAGGCCGTCATCCCCTGGGGTCCCAAAGACGCCGCCTAA
- a CDS encoding DUF2188 domain-containing protein, giving the protein MSKRIHVVPHGDGWAARREGATRVGSTHATQAEATAAARTTAIRERGEVVIHRPNGQIRDANSYGNDPYPPKG; this is encoded by the coding sequence ATGTCAAAGCGTATTCATGTGGTCCCCCACGGGGATGGTTGGGCTGCACGCCGTGAGGGCGCTACCCGGGTCGGATCCACGCATGCGACTCAGGCAGAGGCGACCGCAGCCGCACGCACCACGGCGATCCGAGAGCGAGGCGAGGTCGTCATCCATCGGCCCAATGGCCAGATCCGAGATGCAAACTCCTATGGGAATGATCCCTATCCGCCGAAAGGCTAG
- a CDS encoding carboxymuconolactone decarboxylase family protein → MARITQISDAAATPEAAALFTAIKGKIGMVPNLYRVAANQPAVLTGLLGLGEALGRGGFDARTREAIALAVAGANACDYCASAHAAISAGLKVAPEAVTAHLAGRADDPRTAAILKLAVAIVAAKGMVVDADLDAARASGLTEADIVEAVANVVANIFTNYLNHVAATDIDFPVVSAGKAAA, encoded by the coding sequence ATGGCTCGTATCACCCAGATTTCCGACGCCGCCGCCACCCCCGAGGCCGCCGCACTCTTCACCGCCATCAAGGGCAAGATCGGCATGGTGCCGAACCTCTACCGCGTCGCCGCGAACCAGCCCGCAGTGCTGACCGGGCTTCTCGGCCTTGGGGAAGCGCTCGGACGCGGCGGCTTCGACGCCCGCACCCGCGAGGCGATCGCGCTGGCCGTCGCCGGGGCGAACGCCTGCGACTACTGCGCTTCGGCCCACGCCGCGATCTCGGCCGGCCTGAAAGTTGCCCCTGAGGCGGTGACGGCGCATCTCGCCGGACGAGCTGATGACCCGCGCACGGCGGCGATCCTGAAGCTTGCGGTCGCCATCGTGGCCGCGAAGGGGATGGTCGTGGACGCGGACCTCGATGCCGCACGGGCTTCAGGGCTGACCGAGGCCGACATCGTCGAGGCGGTTGCGAACGTGGTGGCGAACATCTTCACCAACTACCTCAACCACGTCGCCGCCACCGACATCGACTTCCCGGTCGTCTCGGCCGGAAAGGCCGCCGCCTGA
- a CDS encoding relaxase/mobilization nuclease domain-containing protein, which translates to MADPLALYTSVMGRLWEDERIRGQAAARIAARLAGRRQGRSFIRVGSLSARNALKAASGQSRAAVFKRIRAGGCKTRASLGAQLSYINDKAVYTYSTMTNALTDAAVLSEEQKEDIIEDWAVTWRGSTKLGFTSHMLLSFPTDVTVDQVRDIAMDWTEHFFESGEYGDQWDYVLAVHDDRAHKHTHIILNNRGVEKGTWFSCWAEGVMSPQLMREKQAEIAEGYGVMLDATTRLERGIFEKPAGIEEIYRAKEEARLPREIVMTAQESAIAQAQVVGFAKDYRNLADLLDRMDQRHMARAVRGMADGLGSGTPWNFTEGEIDMKDIKTVGDAIDYSERTIEALRLKAEELDPAERAAFEAKAAPIIADLSQMVPDPDLRARFGKQLEEPYPPGAGSEVLIAALQAGNDEGLRDVLERAEEAGMDSEELVARIAAGGTRNYGMAQDWVERDMNAVLAKDGLSVETANDDQLDVALEKVDGVMDALMERAKEMGVEIGRTLADEEEATLPLIDEDDRTPNPYLQDLADMLRDGKLTEEQEEVLERTLQSELFKELGEEGLAELRRGNYEVLDAALPSKLDQITVTQEFLEMTFEETGDQVFTDRAAGLQQDKATEVARLRGQQEAQELGRDLGRDRGLDDEMEF; encoded by the coding sequence ATGGCTGATCCCCTCGCCCTCTACACCTCGGTCATGGGGCGGCTCTGGGAGGATGAGCGCATCCGGGGCCAGGCCGCGGCGCGGATCGCCGCCCGGCTGGCAGGGCGTCGGCAGGGTCGCAGTTTCATACGCGTCGGATCCCTGTCGGCACGCAACGCGCTGAAGGCGGCGTCGGGTCAGAGCCGCGCGGCGGTCTTCAAGCGGATCCGGGCCGGAGGCTGCAAGACGCGTGCTTCGCTCGGGGCGCAGCTCTCCTACATCAATGACAAGGCGGTCTACACCTACTCGACGATGACCAACGCGCTGACCGATGCGGCGGTGCTTTCTGAGGAGCAGAAAGAGGACATCATCGAGGACTGGGCCGTGACCTGGCGCGGCTCGACCAAGCTCGGGTTTACCTCGCACATGCTGCTGTCCTTCCCGACCGACGTGACGGTCGACCAGGTGCGCGACATCGCCATGGACTGGACGGAGCATTTCTTCGAGAGCGGCGAATATGGCGATCAGTGGGACTATGTGCTCGCGGTCCATGACGACCGGGCGCACAAGCACACGCATATCATCCTGAACAATCGCGGCGTCGAGAAGGGCACCTGGTTTTCCTGCTGGGCCGAAGGCGTGATGTCGCCGCAGCTCATGCGCGAGAAGCAGGCGGAGATCGCGGAAGGCTATGGCGTCATGCTCGACGCCACCACCCGGCTCGAGCGCGGCATCTTCGAGAAGCCTGCAGGCATCGAGGAAATCTACCGCGCCAAGGAAGAGGCCCGCCTGCCGCGCGAGATTGTCATGACGGCCCAGGAATCCGCAATCGCGCAGGCACAGGTCGTGGGCTTCGCCAAGGACTACAGAAACCTCGCCGACCTGTTGGACCGGATGGACCAGCGCCACATGGCGCGCGCCGTGCGCGGCATGGCGGACGGGCTTGGTTCCGGCACGCCGTGGAACTTCACCGAAGGAGAGATAGACATGAAGGACATCAAGACCGTCGGTGACGCGATCGACTATTCAGAGCGCACGATCGAAGCGCTGAGGCTCAAGGCCGAAGAACTGGACCCGGCCGAGCGTGCCGCGTTCGAGGCCAAGGCCGCGCCGATCATCGCGGATCTCTCGCAGATGGTGCCCGACCCGGATTTGCGCGCGCGCTTCGGCAAGCAGCTTGAAGAACCCTATCCGCCGGGGGCGGGCAGCGAGGTGCTGATCGCGGCACTTCAGGCTGGCAATGATGAAGGGCTGCGTGACGTGCTCGAGCGCGCCGAAGAGGCAGGCATGGACAGCGAAGAGCTGGTGGCCCGGATCGCGGCGGGTGGCACGCGGAACTACGGCATGGCACAGGACTGGGTCGAGCGGGACATGAACGCGGTGCTGGCGAAGGATGGCCTCAGCGTTGAGACGGCCAATGACGACCAACTGGATGTCGCGCTCGAGAAGGTCGACGGGGTGATGGACGCGCTTATGGAACGCGCGAAGGAGATGGGCGTCGAGATCGGCCGGACCCTCGCGGACGAGGAGGAGGCGACCTTGCCTCTCATCGACGAGGACGACCGGACGCCCAATCCCTACCTGCAGGACCTCGCCGACATGTTGCGGGATGGCAAGCTCACCGAAGAACAGGAAGAGGTGCTCGAGCGGACCCTGCAATCCGAGCTTTTCAAGGAGCTGGGCGAAGAGGGCTTGGCCGAGCTACGCCGTGGCAACTACGAGGTGCTGGACGCGGCCCTGCCGAGCAAGCTCGACCAGATCACTGTCACGCAGGAGTTTCTGGAGATGACGTTTGAGGAGACCGGCGATCAGGTCTTCACCGACCGTGCCGCCGGGTTGCAGCAGGATAAGGCGACCGAGGTGGCGCGATTGCGCGGCCAGCAGGAGGCGCAGGAGTTGGGGCGTGATCTCGGTCGGGACCGCGGTCTCGATGACGAGATGGAATTCTAA
- a CDS encoding patatin-like phospholipase family protein produces the protein MSKPVIGLSLSGGGSRAIAFHLGCLRALHDLGILGEVRVISTVSGGSVIGALYAANDEPFPVFETKVRSLLASGLVRPALRKVFTTTEGLRAIYCATLLRVINLAILAIATGPRLLSLMLPPTARTRWSFDKLRAPLPRFASRTTILRRVLDEDVFHGLKLRELPATRPLLIINAADLRTGSAFYFSREKSGSWRLGELAGSQTTLAHAVIASAAYPLFLPALDERLAFNKPDGSRREEHVTLTDGGVYDNLGLAPLWPDRDSSVSLNVSGVDTIISCRAGYGLRFDPPSQFFMARLTSTFTCIFDRAQNAAVKRLFDLKSSGQIKRFAMPFLGQDDSRLAVPPSDLVSREDAHGYPTDFSAMPDEWIRKLSKRGEQLTYALIAEHMPDLVSELQQSESCS, from the coding sequence ATGAGTAAGCCCGTCATTGGCCTCTCGCTTTCGGGCGGCGGATCCCGCGCCATCGCCTTCCATCTAGGATGTCTGCGCGCCTTGCATGATCTGGGAATTCTTGGCGAAGTTCGGGTCATCTCCACCGTATCGGGGGGAAGCGTCATTGGCGCACTTTATGCGGCCAATGACGAACCGTTTCCGGTCTTCGAGACGAAAGTGCGTTCGTTGCTTGCCTCCGGCTTGGTGCGCCCGGCCTTGCGCAAGGTGTTCACGACCACCGAAGGCCTGCGCGCGATCTACTGTGCTACCCTTCTTAGGGTGATCAACCTCGCAATCTTGGCGATCGCGACCGGACCGCGCCTCCTTTCGCTGATGCTGCCACCGACCGCACGTACACGCTGGAGCTTCGACAAGTTACGCGCACCGCTGCCGCGTTTCGCGAGCAGGACGACGATCCTACGTAGGGTTTTGGACGAAGATGTCTTTCACGGACTTAAGTTGCGGGAATTGCCCGCGACGCGCCCACTTCTGATTATCAACGCTGCGGATTTGCGCACAGGTTCGGCGTTCTATTTTTCGCGAGAGAAGTCCGGATCGTGGCGTCTCGGGGAACTTGCCGGTTCACAGACGACTCTTGCGCACGCAGTCATAGCCTCCGCAGCATATCCGCTATTTCTGCCGGCGCTTGATGAACGTCTCGCTTTCAACAAACCTGACGGATCGCGGCGCGAGGAGCACGTCACCCTGACCGACGGCGGGGTATACGACAACTTGGGCCTTGCGCCGCTTTGGCCTGATCGGGACTCCTCGGTGAGCCTGAACGTTTCTGGCGTGGACACGATCATAAGTTGCCGCGCGGGTTACGGTTTGCGATTTGATCCGCCCAGCCAATTCTTCATGGCGCGGCTTACAAGCACGTTCACTTGCATCTTTGACAGGGCTCAGAATGCTGCTGTGAAGCGCCTGTTCGATTTAAAGTCATCTGGACAGATTAAGAGGTTTGCCATGCCCTTTCTTGGGCAGGATGACTCCCGCCTCGCCGTTCCGCCATCGGATCTTGTGTCACGAGAAGATGCACATGGATATCCTACCGACTTCTCTGCCATGCCGGACGAGTGGATCAGGAAACTCAGCAAGCGTGGCGAACAGTTGACATACGCTTTGATTGCCGAACACATGCCCGATCTGGTTTCTGAATTGCAGCAGAGCGAAAGCTGTTCCTAG
- a CDS encoding AraC family transcriptional regulator, which yields MLDLLSDILTRLSLRGTLYFRTSFTEPWGVRVPAFRDVARFHFAHRGEALVRVAGVPVPVHLAQGDLIVIPHGAAHVLCCRHTGPDEALPLDDVLSRSGFPGHGTLVWGGDESPRDTQLICGHYALAEGSRHLLFDRLPPFIHLRGYGEEAGPWLEATLKVIGAEAGRARLGGDLIALKMSEAIFAQAIRAHIEAEHETDCGVAGFADPHLARALTAFHRAPTADWTVASLAREAGLSRTGFAERFSDRLGVTPMAYVTSWRMQIAREALAARGLTVAEAAEVSGYASESAFSRVFKKEIGLSPAAFRQSGFARHEAA from the coding sequence ATGTTGGACCTGCTCAGTGACATCCTCACCCGCCTTTCGCTTCGTGGTACGCTTTACTTCCGCACGAGCTTCACGGAGCCTTGGGGCGTCCGCGTGCCCGCCTTCCGCGACGTGGCACGTTTCCACTTTGCCCATCGGGGCGAGGCGCTGGTGCGTGTCGCGGGGGTGCCGGTCCCCGTGCACCTGGCGCAGGGCGACCTGATCGTGATTCCGCACGGAGCGGCCCATGTTCTGTGCTGCCGTCACACCGGACCCGACGAGGCCTTGCCGCTGGACGACGTGCTGTCCCGGTCGGGGTTTCCTGGCCACGGGACGCTGGTCTGGGGCGGCGACGAAAGCCCGCGCGATACCCAGCTGATCTGCGGGCACTACGCGCTGGCCGAAGGGTCAAGGCACCTGCTGTTCGACCGCCTGCCCCCGTTTATCCACCTGCGCGGCTATGGCGAGGAGGCGGGTCCCTGGCTCGAAGCCACGCTCAAGGTGATCGGGGCCGAGGCCGGCCGCGCGCGTCTTGGCGGCGATCTGATCGCGCTGAAGATGTCCGAGGCGATCTTCGCCCAGGCGATCCGCGCCCACATCGAGGCGGAGCACGAGACCGATTGTGGCGTGGCCGGTTTTGCCGACCCCCATCTTGCAAGGGCGCTGACCGCCTTCCACCGTGCGCCGACAGCCGACTGGACGGTCGCAAGCCTCGCTCGCGAGGCGGGGCTGTCGCGGACGGGATTCGCCGAGCGGTTCTCGGACCGACTCGGCGTGACGCCGATGGCCTATGTCACCTCCTGGCGGATGCAGATCGCGCGCGAGGCGCTCGCAGCGCGGGGGCTGACGGTGGCCGAAGCGGCGGAAGTCTCGGGCTATGCCTCGGAATCGGCCTTCAGCCGGGTCTTCAAGAAGGAGATCGGCCTGTCGCCCGCCGCCTTCCGTCAGTCCGGCTTCGCGCGTCACGAGGCAGCTTAG
- a CDS encoding ThiF family adenylyltransferase, with amino-acid sequence MDVEAWLTASFDEVIEVDDLTSSAAASFARFVDRHAAELAAVVALRRGGAGELVELTFRTGMPQQSVVPIRRTERIGVRFAGGDSMPFVYVLRSDFPDTAHQNLTAEGSPRAICIDDRSWAEARLTWTPAELVQRILAWFRRAAEGALHDARQPVDPLMFGTGYNIIMSRALIDNANTQDLVAVPDDTGTLMRVIPLSQLQGRTLALPLTVAAYRVPPAQMVRLSFAPGNLGSLADLLTARGIDLFADLRTRLAEWLNDARTNAARINFCLAVVVEMPITSPDGTQQGTDFRAFVTAEKVGDIAVALGIAHRVESKDQGGAAGFVTALAAGAVDEAALIAMAVLPVEVHATFDRDLATRLAGRIIPDERKAVIVGGGAIGAHVAPCLAREGRFRWTVIDDDVLLPHNLARHIGFGGDVTRRKSELLAGALANILDDEDSVATAITAQVGVEGQRNDDVDAALDSADIIVDASASLLAERFLSDHESKARRFSIFFSPAGDAAVLLAEPIDRSVTLRDLEAQYLRHVVREEALSGHLETPVRTFAYTGACRAITNLIPESRVMALSGLVAEGLGRAADADEGIIRIWSLGTEGQVRSFSYPAEDVRRFDIDGWQVSLDAGLRSRITAMRHECLPKETGGILLGVVDIPARKIHLADAAKAPVDSTGSPTGFVRGTDGVQQMIDRSMAETHGQLRYVGEWHSHPPLVGVMPSVTDLSQINWLATIFDMDTLPGLMLIAGEAELAVVFMRHSEDSSPLAEGSVR; translated from the coding sequence ATGGACGTCGAAGCCTGGCTCACGGCATCCTTCGACGAAGTGATCGAGGTCGATGACCTCACCTCTTCGGCAGCGGCATCGTTTGCACGGTTTGTCGACCGGCATGCCGCCGAGCTCGCTGCCGTCGTCGCACTACGCAGGGGAGGGGCCGGTGAGCTTGTAGAACTCACCTTCAGGACCGGCATGCCGCAGCAGAGCGTCGTGCCAATCCGGCGCACAGAACGAATTGGCGTTCGCTTCGCTGGCGGCGATTCGATGCCATTCGTCTACGTGTTGCGGAGCGATTTCCCCGACACCGCCCACCAAAACCTCACTGCCGAAGGATCACCCCGCGCGATCTGTATCGATGACCGAAGTTGGGCGGAAGCGCGCCTCACATGGACACCGGCCGAGCTTGTCCAGCGTATCCTTGCCTGGTTTCGGCGAGCTGCCGAGGGCGCATTGCATGACGCCCGGCAGCCGGTCGACCCGCTCATGTTCGGGACCGGCTACAACATCATCATGTCCCGTGCGTTGATCGATAACGCCAACACACAGGATCTCGTCGCTGTCCCTGACGACACGGGCACGCTGATGCGCGTGATCCCGCTTTCCCAGCTGCAGGGGCGCACACTGGCTTTGCCGTTGACGGTAGCCGCATATCGAGTGCCTCCGGCGCAGATGGTGCGGCTTTCGTTCGCGCCAGGTAACCTTGGCAGCCTTGCCGACTTGCTCACAGCACGTGGGATCGATCTATTTGCCGACCTGCGTACGCGCCTCGCTGAATGGTTGAACGACGCGCGCACTAATGCGGCGCGGATCAATTTCTGCCTAGCCGTGGTCGTCGAGATGCCGATTACCTCACCAGACGGAACACAACAGGGCACAGATTTTCGGGCCTTCGTCACTGCTGAGAAGGTTGGTGACATCGCGGTCGCGCTCGGAATTGCTCACAGGGTCGAAAGCAAGGATCAGGGCGGAGCCGCCGGCTTCGTTACCGCTTTGGCCGCCGGAGCTGTGGATGAAGCTGCGCTGATAGCGATGGCCGTGCTGCCGGTCGAAGTCCACGCAACCTTTGACCGAGACCTTGCGACCCGGCTTGCGGGCCGCATCATCCCGGATGAACGCAAGGCCGTGATCGTCGGAGGGGGCGCGATCGGTGCCCATGTCGCCCCTTGTCTTGCCCGAGAGGGGCGTTTTCGCTGGACCGTGATAGACGATGACGTCCTGCTTCCACACAACCTTGCTCGTCATATCGGCTTCGGCGGCGACGTCACTAGGCGCAAATCTGAATTGCTCGCCGGGGCATTGGCGAACATTCTTGACGATGAAGATTCTGTGGCTACAGCGATAACCGCCCAGGTAGGGGTTGAAGGGCAGCGAAATGACGACGTTGATGCTGCGCTCGATAGCGCCGACATTATCGTGGATGCATCCGCTTCTTTGCTGGCGGAGCGCTTCCTCTCTGACCATGAATCCAAGGCTCGGCGGTTCAGCATCTTTTTTAGCCCGGCGGGGGATGCCGCCGTTCTGCTGGCCGAACCGATCGATCGCAGCGTCACGCTACGCGATCTGGAAGCGCAGTATCTGAGGCATGTCGTCCGGGAGGAGGCTCTCTCGGGTCATTTGGAAACCCCGGTGCGGACTTTCGCCTATACCGGCGCTTGCCGTGCCATCACAAACCTGATCCCGGAGTCGCGTGTCATGGCCCTAAGTGGGCTGGTTGCGGAAGGTCTGGGACGGGCCGCCGACGCTGATGAAGGGATCATCCGGATCTGGTCGCTTGGTACAGAGGGTCAAGTCAGGAGCTTCTCCTATCCTGCGGAGGATGTGCGTCGCTTCGATATTGACGGCTGGCAGGTATCACTCGATGCTGGACTCCGCTCACGCATCACGGCCATGCGCCATGAATGCCTGCCGAAAGAGACGGGAGGTATCCTGCTCGGGGTCGTCGACATTCCTGCCCGGAAAATACACCTTGCCGATGCCGCCAAAGCACCTGTTGACAGCACCGGATCGCCAACCGGCTTCGTTCGCGGCACCGACGGCGTCCAACAGATGATCGACCGATCTATGGCTGAGACACACGGACAGCTGCGCTACGTCGGTGAGTGGCATTCACATCCGCCACTGGTCGGGGTGATGCCGAGCGTTACCGACCTGTCCCAGATCAATTGGCTCGCCACCATATTTGACATGGATACCTTGCCCGGGCTGATGTTGATTGCCGGGGAGGCCGAACTCGCTGTCGTATTCATGCGCCATAGTGAAGACTCTTCTCCGCTAGCCGAAGGGTCGGTCCGATGA
- a CDS encoding helix-turn-helix domain-containing protein, with protein sequence MPRPAKNLKLEERIEVARRFAAGESAKELAAAFGISPRHVNRLAKEEAGEGIAVREPSETVAFRASRTDIDAFDAEWRERGYANRSQALNAVLRGRCGFLDVPRDLVVEFCAAWRRAKDVSDAGLALAKAVHRGRLVVSEADRAVLIELLDLAQSMSREMGRMKDAAQALRHQEWPQKEEGQGADGAVLEGTPRTIERGLRLVSNG encoded by the coding sequence GTGCCGAGGCCAGCGAAAAACCTGAAGCTTGAAGAGCGCATCGAAGTCGCGCGGCGCTTTGCAGCGGGCGAGAGCGCGAAGGAGCTGGCGGCGGCGTTTGGCATCTCTCCGCGCCATGTGAACCGGCTTGCGAAAGAAGAGGCGGGCGAGGGGATCGCGGTGCGCGAACCGAGCGAGACGGTGGCGTTCCGAGCCAGCCGAACCGACATCGACGCCTTCGATGCGGAGTGGCGCGAACGGGGCTATGCCAACCGGTCGCAGGCGCTCAATGCGGTGCTGCGCGGACGGTGCGGATTCCTCGATGTGCCGCGCGATCTGGTCGTGGAATTCTGCGCCGCATGGCGTCGGGCTAAGGATGTCAGCGACGCCGGACTGGCCCTCGCCAAGGCGGTCCATCGTGGTCGGCTCGTGGTCTCGGAGGCGGATCGCGCGGTGCTGATCGAGCTGCTCGATCTGGCGCAGTCCATGAGCCGTGAGATGGGCCGGATGAAGGATGCGGCGCAGGCGCTGCGTCATCAGGAGTGGCCGCAAAAGGAAGAAGGGCAGGGGGCGGATGGCGCGGTTCTGGAGGGCACCCCGCGCACGATCGAACGCGGATTGAGGCTTGTCAGTAATGGCTGA